A single window of Streptomyces cathayae DNA harbors:
- a CDS encoding hemerythrin domain-containing protein: protein MCEYCGCQSLASIDELTREHDEVVRLISHLRPAHEAGDVVRMAQVARETAAVLGPHTRVEEGGLFPAMAEDFPDQIATLEAEHRHVDAVLEQAADGAVPGDPAWPDRLMEAMELLRDHILKEQDGVFPAALAVLSTEQWATVDAVREEVGGALPRPAATTEA, encoded by the coding sequence GTGTGCGAGTACTGCGGCTGCCAGTCCCTGGCGTCGATCGACGAGCTGACCCGTGAGCACGACGAGGTCGTCCGGCTGATCAGCCACCTGCGCCCCGCCCACGAGGCCGGTGACGTGGTCCGGATGGCACAGGTGGCCCGGGAGACAGCGGCCGTGCTCGGCCCGCACACCCGGGTGGAGGAGGGCGGCCTGTTCCCCGCCATGGCCGAGGACTTCCCCGACCAGATCGCCACCCTGGAGGCGGAACACCGGCACGTCGACGCGGTGCTGGAACAGGCCGCCGACGGAGCCGTCCCGGGCGACCCGGCCTGGCCGGACCGGCTGATGGAGGCGATGGAGCTGCTGCGCGACCACATCCTCAAGGAGCAGGACGGCGTCTTCCCGGCCGCGCTCGCGGTGCTCAGCACCGAGCAGTGGGCCACGGTCGACGCGGTGCGCGAGGAAGTGGGTGGCGCCCTGCCCCGCCCCGCTGCCACGACGGAGGCGTAG
- a CDS encoding MFS transporter: MVQSPKSKNGSPPSDAGVPGRAWLMLALATVGFAVNFWAWALLSPLAPRFQDSLDLTSFEQSLLVAVPVVVGSLGRIPVGALTDRFGGRLMFPVVSAATVVPVLYLGLAGHSSLAALLIGGFFLGIGGTAFAVGVPFVSPWFPPERRGLAIGVFGAGMGGTAISALTTVSLVDANGMETPFLITAAALAVYAVVAALVLRDAPGRTVPSLPLARRLAATMKLGITWQASALYAVAFGGYVAFSVYLPTYLRTGYDLTQADAANRMAGFVLLAVAMRPVGGWLSDRLGPVRVLAGSLAVVVAGALVQSFTPVLAPVGTIAFLAMAAALGAGSGATFALVARLTPADQVGSVTGVVGAAGGLGGFLPPLVMGSLYGAYGSYAVGLVLLAMVSAAALVYTLTGVRAAAERAERHTGDRHHAGSTV, encoded by the coding sequence ATGGTCCAGTCGCCGAAGTCCAAGAACGGCAGCCCACCGTCAGATGCCGGGGTGCCCGGCCGGGCATGGCTGATGCTGGCTCTGGCCACCGTCGGTTTCGCCGTGAACTTCTGGGCGTGGGCACTGCTCAGCCCGCTCGCCCCGCGCTTCCAGGACAGCCTGGACCTGACGTCGTTCGAGCAGTCGCTGCTGGTCGCGGTCCCCGTCGTGGTCGGCTCCCTGGGCCGTATCCCGGTCGGCGCGCTGACCGACCGGTTCGGCGGACGTCTGATGTTCCCGGTCGTGTCGGCGGCCACGGTCGTGCCGGTCCTCTACCTGGGCCTGGCCGGGCACTCCTCCCTCGCCGCACTGCTCATCGGCGGGTTCTTCCTCGGCATCGGCGGCACCGCCTTCGCCGTCGGCGTGCCCTTCGTCAGCCCCTGGTTCCCGCCCGAGCGGCGCGGACTGGCCATCGGCGTCTTCGGCGCCGGCATGGGCGGCACCGCCATCAGCGCCCTGACCACGGTGTCCCTGGTCGACGCGAACGGCATGGAGACACCGTTCCTGATCACCGCCGCGGCGCTGGCCGTGTACGCCGTGGTCGCCGCGCTGGTGCTGCGCGACGCACCGGGCCGCACCGTACCGAGCCTGCCGCTGGCCCGGCGGCTGGCCGCCACCATGAAGCTGGGCATCACCTGGCAGGCGTCCGCGCTCTACGCCGTCGCCTTCGGCGGCTACGTCGCCTTCTCCGTCTACCTGCCCACCTACCTCAGGACCGGCTACGACCTCACCCAGGCCGACGCCGCCAACCGCATGGCCGGGTTCGTGCTGCTCGCGGTGGCGATGCGTCCCGTCGGCGGCTGGCTGTCCGACCGGCTGGGCCCGGTCCGGGTCCTGGCCGGCTCGCTGGCCGTGGTCGTGGCCGGCGCGCTCGTGCAGTCGTTCACCCCGGTGCTGGCGCCGGTGGGGACCATCGCGTTCCTCGCCATGGCGGCCGCGCTCGGCGCGGGCAGCGGGGCGACCTTCGCGCTGGTGGCGCGGCTGACCCCGGCCGACCAGGTCGGCTCGGTCACCGGTGTGGTCGGCGCCGCGGGTGGCCTGGGCGGGTTCCTGCCGCCGCTGGTGATGGGCTCGCTGTACGGGGCGTACGGGTCGTACGCCGTCGGTCTGGTGCTGCTCGCGATGGTGTCCGCCGCGGCGCTGGTCTACACCCTCACCGGTGTCCGCGCCGCGGCCGAGAGGGCCGAGCGGCACACCGGGGACCGGCACCACGCCGGGAGCACCGTGTAG